The genomic interval AGGCGTTCTGCAAAACGACAGCAAATTCCTCTCCTCCGATACGACCGGCGATATCGGTCTTGCGAAAACTGGATTTTATGATCCTGCCCATTTCACGAATGATTTCATCCCCCGCCCCATGGCCAAAAGTATCGTTGACGGCTTTAAAATGATCCAGATCCATGATCAACAGGGACAGTTCCTCATTATTCTTTTTGGGGCTGGCAAACTGCCTCTGGGCAAGACTCATAAACTCCGCCCGGTTATTAAGGCCGCTTAAAGAATCGGTGGTAGCTAAGAATCTCAGTTTCTCCTGAACTCTCCTCTCTTCCGTCACATCACGGATGGACTTCAGCAATCGCGTATTGCCATCATGGTGTTCTCCCAGCGGCACCACATCAATCTCAAAGAACCGTTCCTCACCGTTTATCGTCACGGCAAAATCTTGATTAGTCTCACTTTGAAAGATTTCCAGCAGCTTCCTGTCCTTGCTTAGGAGATGATCGATGGGATAATTGTCCAGGGAGATATTCAGGGCCGTAAAAAACTTCTCAGCGGCCTGGTTGTAGTCTATGATCCTTTTACCGGGACCCAAAACCACCATACCGGCCAGATTCTTTTCAAAGATGGCGTCCCGGGCCAGGGTTTTGATTTCCAAGAAATCATATTGGAAAATGCCGTAACTGATAATAAGCAGGGAAACGGGCATGATTAAAGCGGAATAATCAATACTCAGCTCGTCATAAGCCGTAAGAACTAACCCTATGCCGATCAGGGGCAGCAAAGAAGCAAACAAAAAAATAAAAAAGTGGGATTTCGTATGGTTGGCCCTGTTTTTCCGGTATCCGATGAAATAAACCATCACGGTGAGCAGCAGGCACAAGATGGTATAGGAAATGTTAACGTAATACCAGAGCCCTCTTTCCATGTACAAGGAGTAATAGCCGGCGATTTCCCGCATTTCATATCTTGCATAGAAAAGATGATGCCAGTGATTGGTAAGTCGCATGAGAAAGCTTGTGATTGGCACGGAAAAAAGTAAGATGGTCATCCGGGTTGTGAGGGAATAGATGGTTTCTGTATGAAGGAGAGCCACTACCAACCACAGTA from Clostridia bacterium carries:
- a CDS encoding diguanylate cyclase, which produces MVLCISIYLFGYIMIIHSSDMQEIIFWNLFQYFGLPFISVLWLVVALLHTETIYSLTTRMTILLFSVPITSFLMRLTNHWHHLFYARYEMREIAGYYSLYMERGLWYYVNISYTILCLLLTVMVYFIGYRKNRANHTKSHFFIFLFASLLPLIGIGLVLTAYDELSIDYSALIMPVSLLIISYGIFQYDFLEIKTLARDAIFEKNLAGMVVLGPGKRIIDYNQAAEKFFTALNISLDNYPIDHLLSKDRKLLEIFQSETNQDFAVTINGEERFFEIDVVPLGEHHDGNTRLLKSIRDVTEERRVQEKLRFLATTDSLSGLNNRAEFMSLAQRQFASPKKNNEELSLLIMDLDHFKAVNDTFGHGAGDEIIREMGRIIKSSFRKTDIAGRIGGEEFAVVLQNASLKDAKRIAEQFRETVAKRKVVYEEREIGFTVSIGVAAIRSGTGGINHVTDMIKIADDALYKAKAKGRNCVVSME